From the Argentina anserina chromosome 3, drPotAnse1.1, whole genome shotgun sequence genome, the window ATAGCTTATAAAGTTCATCAACGCATGTATCTGTTCAGAGTTCAGACAATGAATAAATTCGAAGTAAATATTCTACCATGGATTACTACTACTAAATTTATGTCATCCCAAGTCTCTTTAAAAGTCTCATCATAAGCCATATATTTCATGAAACAATCCATTTGCATGAGGATCATGATATGCTTCATTTTGACTCGGCAACTGAACATTCATAGTGTAGTTCCCAGCAAGTATATAGATATAGTCCAATAGATGATGCTTCATCAATGGTTCCGAATTTTTTATgataaatcaaaacaaaaatcacacAAACCTGAGGAGGGTTCCCCCAGCCTTGGTGATAGTCTTCCACCATTGCAATCGCCTCACTGTAAATTGCCTACAGTACAATTCGATTTGGTACACTaatgtagagagagagagagagagagagagagagagagagagagagagtacgtGTTGGAGGTCGTAGTAAGTGGATTTGGAGACGAGAGAATCATCGGGAGCGAAGCAGTGGCGGCCCAGGTGATCAATGACTTGGCTCAAATCATGCAACTGGCATTGTTCATGTAGTTGCTGTCTCTTCAACATTTCTtgatcttctttttcttctgcgGCTTTCCCTATGATTCCAAAACGTTGTCGTCTCCTGATGATGtccttgttctttgtttgatCTTCATTCCAAACCATTCACATAGAATTCAAATTGACAGAGTACCACGATTCCAAAAATAGGTTCCTTTGAAGTGTTGTGTTTGCCCAtgagaaatttagaaaaatAACCATATTTTGATTACTAAATTGATTTTTAGCCATATTTTTTCTACTTGTTGAAAACTAACTAAAATAAGAGTGAACTAGACCACTATACccttataaataattataaccatagaaaatcaaaataaagttGTAAAGTAAAAGTCTTGTCTAAatccaaaaaacaaaattatatttagCATAATTGCACTTTATGCCGAGAAAGCGGCGCACTATGTTTATGACACAAACACATTTGCAGAGACTTACAAATTAACAATCTTAAACAGAATTCATTGCACTAACTAAATATACATACTTGAAGACTAACCCTCTAACACTCATTGTAACCTCAAATGGCATTAATAGACCtggaataaaaataaaaaccaacaTAGTAGTTTACAAAATTTCCGAGAGGC encodes:
- the LOC126786335 gene encoding AUGMIN subunit 4-like; the protein is MVWNEDQTKNKDIIRRRQRFGIIGKAAEEKEDQEMLKRQQLHEQCQLHDLSQVIDHLGRHCFAPDDSLVSKSTYYDLQHAIYSEAIAMVEDYHQGWGNPPQLYETLEHLMITAEAAQKLRLLLLSKDGDIHDE